A stretch of Plasmodium chabaudi chabaudi strain AS genome assembly, chromosome: 14 DNA encodes these proteins:
- a CDS encoding mitochondrial ribosomal protein S5 precursor, putative, with the protein MLRNIFGNRKACNKIRILNSRYIHNSHLNKTLKNRYNEKVRDKYLDNIYNNEIDINTINRNVKNKKIDYLRQLIYDEIDGDEYLLNENIIQEIKKKNNNNQSSINNNGDSENSGLLSKNKQNKEENAEMGESQYKQAIRIYNLLKLNDTTSIFDEDVFMNIDSKINHDIYEFAKNNIINDNYNGVENKKNLKEKTIDVKAVEINPNTDASSSSEHKKDGTNDSTDSTIINNGVSLNDNISNDQAFDENNFMNITKMNLPVFNPASFCLAIESLTNHICDDLIFLFGDLSDKIKIPDNNENDRLYKFVQSLCNFFCLEKNEHDVDRWIEDVYKDIKHKLPSNIRNIKDDYLKNWLKGHINRVLINEKKNNEFLYKEKYYNLGNDFLYDSLSIDNDTVVDTKKQFSTSKLTYYFKTIIEFLLEKKINSDLEEQINMMFLNLKKIGLDNWLKMDVRDFEKYLLRNNNSNFLEIVENDKYTSYLMLKCASRNITDFSFYEEFSPFYLFHEKPKNSIEERINNIQENKHISDQELKNMIYSDQSSLTIIKTDDKNDGSYNEMDIDLFIEKEKKYNMNRSLITYSFDQNTDTYSYKYKQIPNTIYDHNTNKYIREKDTIDPMLKLNEMRSSILEVKRMMSMTKDGRVYYIRIIIIIGNGKGVYGYGVGFGKNLKEARNSALLNSINNLDFIDYNYKNCILNFPVSGQEYSSHVKIIPRPLGKGLKINRKYLPLGYILGLDNVKISFSGSNKWMSRIKALKRCLDKIVSIKTLCKMTGKKYVCHFAPHYCTSHWPDYWFKNILKEYKYKIQRIQKKRSAVCRKNFRSNISKIPEEVYPDFTPYTWKTPIQKHIESQKFKKYIDNNIYHTNVF; encoded by the exons ATGCTAAGGAATATATTTGGAAATAGAAAAGCTTGTAATAAAATTCGAATATTGAATTCGCGATATATTCACAATAGTCATTTAAATAAGACCCTTAAAAATcgatataatgaaaaagtaagagataaatatttggataatatatacaacaaTGAAATTGATATTAATACTATAAATAGAAAcgtgaaaaataaaaaaatagattaCCTTAGACAATTAATATACGATGAAATTGATGGGGATGagtatttattaaatgaaaatatcattcaagaaatcaaaaaaaaaaataataataatcaaagcagtattaataataatggggATTCGGAAAATTCGGGACTCCtatctaaaaataaacaaaataaggAAGAAAATGCAGAAATGGGTGAATCTCAATATAAACAGGCTATCCGAATATATAATCTATTGAAGTTAAATGATACAACAAGTATTTTTGATGAAGATGTTTTTATGAACATAGatagtaaaataaatcatgACATTTATGAATTTGCcaaaaacaatattataaatgacAATTATAATGGTgtagaaaacaaaaaaaaccttaaagaaaaaactaTAGATGTAAAAGCAGTTGAAATTAATCCCAATACTGATGCATCCAGCAGTTCGgaacataaaaaagatgGCACTAACGATTCTACTGATAGTaccataataaataatggtgtaagtttaaatgataatatatcaaatgaCCAAGCATTTGATGAAAACAACTTTATGAAcataacaaaaatgaatttgcCTGTATTTAATCCAGCTAGCTTTTGCTTGGCTATTGAATCATTAACTAACCACATATGTGATgacttaatttttttatttggagATTTAtcagataaaataaaaatcccagataataatgaaaacgatagattatataaatttgtgcAATCATtgtgtaattttttttgtttagaaaaaaatgaacacGATGTAGACAGATGGATAGAAGATGTttataaagatataaaacataaattacCATCAAATATTCGTAATATTAAAGACGATTATCTAAAGAATTGGTTAAAAGGGCATATAAATAGagttttaataaatgaaaaaaaaaacaatgaatttttatataaagaaaaatattataatttaggaaatgattttttatatgatagtTTATCAATAGATAATGATACTGTTGTAgatacaaaaaaacaattttctACATCTAAGttaacatattattttaagacaattattgaatttttattagaaaaaaaaataaatagtgATTTAGaagaacaaataaatatgatgtttttaaatttaaaaaaaatcggTTTAGATAATTGGTTAAAAATGGATGTAAGggattttgaaaaatatcttttacgaaataataattcaaattttcTTGAAATtgttgaaaatgataagtACACCTCTTATCTAATGCTAAAATGTGCTAGCAGAAATATTACAGATTTTAGCTTTTATGAAGAATTTTCTCCATTCTATCTTTTTCATGAAAAACCCAAAAACTCTATTGAAGAAAggataaataatatacaagagaataaacatatatctgatcaagaattaaaaaatatgatatattcaGATCAATCTTCTTTAACTATTATTAAAActgatgataaaaatgatggaTCATACAATGAAATGGATATTGACCTATTTATAgagaaggaaaaaaaatataacatgaACAGATCTTTGATTACTTATTCATTTGATCAAAATACAGATACTTATAGCTACAAATATAAGCAAATACCGAATACTATTTATGATCACAATACAAACAAATACATAAGAGAAAAAGATACGATTGATCCCatgttaaaattaaatgaaatgaGGTCATCAATATTGGAAGTTAAAAGAATGATGAGCATGACAAAAG atGGAAGAGTATATTACATAAGAATAATCATAATCATAGGAAATGGAAAGGGTGTATATGGCTATGGAGTAGGATTTGGAAAAAATCTTAAGGAAGCACGAAACAGCGCTTTACTAAATTCAATTAATAACCTAGATTTTATagattataattataaaaattgcatTTTGAATTTTCCAGTGAGTGGACAAGAATATTCATCacatgtaaaaataatacctAGACCATTAGGAAAAGggttaaaaataaacagaaaatatttaccattaggatatatattaggattagataatgtaaaaatatcttTTAGTGGAAGCAATAAATGGATGAGTAGAATAAAAGCATTAAAAAGATGCTTAGATAAAATTGTATCTATTAAAACATTATGTAAAATGAcgggaaaaaaatatgtctgCCATTTTGCACCACATTATTGCACTAGCCATTGGCCAGATTATtggtttaaaaatatattaaaagaatataaatataaaatacaaagaattcaaaaaaaaagaagtgCAGTGTGtagaaaaaattttagatcgaatatttcaaaaattcCCGAAGAGGTATACCCAGATTTTACTCCATATACTTGGAAAACTCCAATTCAAAAACACATTGAGTcacaaaaatttaaaaaatatattgataaCAATATTTACCACACCAATGTATTCtaa